ACAGGGATATATTTAATCCGGAGCATTTATATGGCACCTTGTCAATTTATGATAAGCTGCGGTTGCTGACCACGACGATTCGAAAGTGTTTACGTAAAGTTAGCCACTCCAGTACTGGCGCAGTCGTAATATTGCCTGTcactcatattattattatgtacctacctctTTAAGATGTGGAATGGATATACCCTGACAACTATAATGTACTCTAAACTTTATAATGGAAAGGTCAAAATGAGCCTCTATTGATTTTTGCAATTCTGGCGTTGTCTTGTCAAAGTTTTTCCACTTCCAATTCGAAAGCCAATATTAGTAAATATAggacaactaatattataaatgcgcatgaagtttgtttgtttgttgcctTTTTAAGCGATATCTTCGGAACTGAATTTCTTtgcgtaaataaaatttaacgtcTGGAGTAGGACGGAGTACTTTGCattccggtaaaaactatagattTGCGACCGAATCCTGTATTCTTTGCTGGTGGTGCTCAATTCGCGTGGGttaagctgcgggtaaaagctagacatttataataaaaaaataatccaatgATTTAATTCACAATACAAACCGGAaatgtagaaaatatttttttttttcgcaaaATTTCACACCATACACAGGACGCTCGGGGGAGCGCTTCAAACAAATAGGCACCCAAAATCTGCTGTaatcataaaaagaataatccaGCGCACTTGTATTATTCACGACATTGGAATACCCTCATGAAAGATTCAGATACCTCGTCGCTTCTCCCCAGATTAGAAATACAATTATTAGTAGCCCAGCCGTGTGAACTCCATTATTGGACTTGCTTGTCTCACCTTCTCTCTTGTGCTTCTGTGCCTAGGATTTCAGcaactttttaatataatttaaacgcATTAACGGCTAAGTCTGGTTCCAAATTGGATCTCATAAAGTTTTGTCATCAACATCGCTTCCTATGTTATTTAAGTTTACGAGACCCGAAACGCGGCTACATTGCTAATTacgattaaatttataaattatcgCAAACCGAAgtataacaattataattatatttaattgagATACTGACGAACCAGTTGATAAACTAACATTCAATGtaaagtaggtatgtacaCGACCGATTTGTGTATTACGCAGTGCAATTGAGTTCGTCCGCCAATAAACCGCGAGCCCTCTAGCAACTCTAATGGCCTTATTTACTAGACGTTACATTGATATAACCTTATTATCCCTATCATAATGTCAAGGTCACAAGTGCAGCACTAATTAACTTGTACTTACGTTATATTAAAGAGACATGaattacttatataggtactttggCAGCAAATGCATTGTTCATTCcttatgtatatttgaagTTGAATGCTTATGTGATGCCTGCACCGGATATGATAGTCAATTAGTAAGGGATGTTACAGATTACTACTGActaacccaatccaggatcatagtCAAAGCTGCACCGAGCGCCTCTCAAGAAAGGCGAGGATCTAACCGGGACTTTCGCTACGAAAGgaagagaaagaagaagacAAAGGGATGTTACTGACAATCTGTCTCTATTTCCAGATTATGTTCTCTTTTCTCTCTGTCGGCTGGGGACTGCTTTCGGACATCGACATTGAAAGTGAACGGTTACGAGCAATCGGCGGCCAGAGATTCGCCGTTTGGGCACTGGCGAGGATACTAGGCCTGAGGAAGTACAAAGGAGTCGTTAGTTACGCGAGGATCAAGGACCTGAGTAATCTTCCCAAGCCCAAACAGCCGCTCACTCTCAGCCACAGCGTGAGTCAGGACGGCGCGTTAGATTCCCCCGATGCGGAAGCGTTTATAGATTGCGATGAACGTTCATCCGACATGTTCTCCAGCGCCCTGAACGGTAAACATCAACGGGTCGACTCGTGGTATTCGGTCAATTCTCGAAGGAGCGCATTCTTCAGCACCAGAGGTTCGGAATACCACAGCGTGACGAGCGAGAACTCCGAGATGCGGTCGCCGGTGCACGTGTGCATGCACGGCCCCGCCTCACATCTTCCCTCGCTCATGTCTCAGCTGCCGTCGCACTGGACACAAGAGGAAGGAGAGTTTATCATGGTGCACGTTTCGTATCAATCCTATATCGGCGAGGACTTTCTGTTCGCGCCGCGCTCCCAGCTGTCAGACGGCATCATGTGGATGCTGATCATCAAAGCAGGAGTGTCAAGATCACAACTCCTGTCGTTCCTTGTCAACGCAGACCAAGGTTTGCACGCAGAACACGACACGGAGTACATTAAAATGGTTCCTGTCAGTGCATTTAGGATAGTTCCCGAGGGTTCCGAAGGCCACCTGACCGTGGACGGGGAGCTAGTGGAGTACGGCCCGATACAAGCGGAAATATTCCCCAATATAGTAAATCTCTTAGTGCCGGACACTCAGTAACGTCCGAAATTAGTTGAAGGTGATGCATTGactgaatttatttaacgAAATAAAACCGAGCCCACGAAAGTGCAATACAAAGgaatactataataatattgccattaaattaattaaatggttGTGCCACAATAATATCTAAATTAGCTAAGtaccaaaatttttaattgattgatGAATGATCATTCCGTTATAcctaattgttatttaaattgatttaataattacatttagtCGTGACGGggataaaataagttttcattGATTGATTTAATATGCTGattgtgataattttattataagcgATACATTACAAATTACTTGAATTCACATTTACTTATATGTCGGCTACTAGTCAAGCTTCCTAAACGCAAAAGTGCCAAAATTCTGCACTATAATACGTTACTGTTATACAATAACGTTGGTTGAAGTTGTAAAGGAAttgatgaaaattataatttaaataagatgcTCAAAAGAGGGCAATATACTACTTACTATAACTtgatcttatttatttataatgcttAGCTAGAAGCTTGTGCATTATTGTTGTTGCatttctataatttatttaaatataagagTGTTATTTGGTTTGTATTTTAGTACCAGCCCACGTAGCAAGGCCCGCGCGACGCCGATTTTATTGCGCGAAAAACTGTCgctgtttcgtttttttttatgacttaaaacgggacagcgataagACGTCGCGCGTGCTATGAAAAGGGGGCAGGGCTGCCTttgatattgtatttatttatacttgttTTTAAATCGCACTATCTATTTCTCTTAGCAGATTAGCCTTCTTggcattttttgtttacaagcGTACAGCAATTTGGCAtggtataaattttaacgGAACAAAACAATCTATTTCCACGTAATCATTTTTTCCGTTGTCGGTGAACGGGCATTCGTTTTAAGTGTCGCTCAAAATGGAGGAGTATAAAATTGTCCCAAATTCCAATACATTTGAGAACACCCTGTTGTATTTCATAGTTACTTTTAAGATTTACTCCAAAGTGCAAAAAAAggtatagattaaaaaaaatccttatgtGCACTGTTTTATCCTAAAAATACATATCTGTTTGTActgaaaaacatttaagacttaatttttggtgtttaattattaacaataaatgAATTAGATTACTTcaccttacatacatatgtactaattctttaaatttttataaatcgtaaaatttttgtgtataCTTTTGTTCGTATTTGCTTTGTCAACTTTACCTAACATTCCTAATAAGATGATTTTATCACAATGTAAGTATTTAGGTAgttcacattttttaaaaaaatatttgatcaataactagtttttaagtataatttggGTTTGGGTCCCTAACtacttagtaggtacttataagaggtaattttacaaaaataaccaactttatttgaaattgaatttcattttTGGACCATGAAAGAGTCTTGTTTGGTGTATAGTTCTTGCGTTCAATTCACAAGGTCTTGGGTTTAATTCTTGCCATGATGGAATATTGTTATATCCTAATATTGTATGAATTATCAGTATTATTGGGTTAGTGCCGAAAGTCCTATTTGTATAGTTGAGTTAGTTGGTTTTTTCTACACTCGATACTGAATCATGATACTAGCTCAATCTTCctggttttattatatatttaatagacTTTGTCGACAATTCAACAACTTGAATTGTACATCGTTAATCCGCAGGGATCACTCCATCCATTTATTTAGAAGTCGTTGACGGTGAGTAAAAATACCTcttcaaaaatttcaaatgtatATATAAGCCGGCCGGAAACCACGAAATAAGCCAACCGTGCTACATGCCAAATGTTTTAATGCATGCATGCAAGGGCATGTAAGCTGTCGTTAACATGCTGTCTTTAGCAAAGTTGAAGTCAACCACTGAATGTAATCAAAAATATTCTCTGATAAGACAGAAACAGAATTTGTATTGTTTAACTGAGTTAATGctcttttttaatgattttgcCAGATATACAATAGCAGTGTTAATCAATTAATATAtcgtttatattaaaaatttctgtgataataataaatttcgcCATAGACATTAATTCCGAGAATAGATCACATATAACCCCAGTTAATGCCTAATTtgtaatgttatgttatttattttgatatgtgataactttttttatatacttaatttatatgttaataaaaaatcgtaactaaaatgtgatttaacaaaaataaatgaatttttgtCAAGTAGTAGATACAAAAGatgtgttataaaaaatttccCTAATTATTATGCAGATATACTAGGGCTGTGAAATAGTTTAGAGTATAAAAGAAACCGGAAATACGGTAAGTATGCACAAAATTGCagaaacgaaataaaaaatgagttACAAATGACTTCTtcggctttagtcccggttgcatcgtTATCACTCTGTAGAAGAGCTCAggatatgcctttgaccatggatcctagattggattagaaatacttattaccatcttaattaaagttaaaaaatgtcGTCATAAATGCAATCACTCTTAATATCCAGATTCTATCTTAGTAATTTCATTTATCAGCACAGTATAAGaagcacaaaatattttcttttcaacatTCTGTAGTGTGGATATCTTTAGCGCCATGGTTTACCAAGGGGTTTTAATAAGCAGcttgcttttaaaattaaaaaaaaattgtctgttttttaaaagtagttCTCAGCCGTGTTATCAATAATAAGGGCAATATTTAGCAGATACTGTAATAATCTTGTATTGAACTTAATCAGAATAAAGCAGTAATAATTCCacataatattgtttgttagaGTATGTCATTCATATCtattagattttaaaagtaaatttaaggAATATTGTCAGGATGAGGTTCTGTTTTcatgtaaaatttgttattaaactAATTGTAATCTACCAAGCCTTGGCCGAGACATATTATGATAGGTCTTCTATTTATAACAaatcacctgcattgttgtaAAAAGAATGTTTATGAAActgttgttaataaataatttataaaaatgtttgggTATTATTGAAACAACTTCATCaaatcaaaaacatttataacatattataattcaaattacaTTCAAGTAAGCACAAGATACAGTTGAAATTGTGACACCTGCTGTTTATTTGTTGATCTTAATActatcaatattaataaaattgagtctttataaaaagaatctatcatatataatattctaccaaaccaaataataattgttataaagTATATCATTACATTTAGGTTCTTCTTACAAAATCAAAAGATATTATGAAAGCTAAAGATAGAAAATTGTCTCATAACATTTACTTAtcaataattatatctacttgtgagttattattattataggcaGTACATTCCCTAAACAGTCTTGCAATTTTccatgaaaataaaagcattATCTTAATTTCAAGGAATCAAGACTGTCAAGAAGATTTTGTACTTCTGTGTCAACTTGTTCCCGTGTGCTCACTCGCTCTAACCTTTCTCGGAGAGACTCTAGATCACCCGAATCAGCTTTCTGTATCTTCATGTATTTCAACATCATTTCCACAACTAAACATATTTCATTGATAACTTGTTTAGTTCCTTCTGAAGAATGGCCAGTGGAACGCATTCTTATATGCTTCAATTTACTCTGTGCCAGTTGTAATGGATTGCGACCATGTCTATCATTTGAACTAACATCTGTACCAGCATCGAGCAAGGCAATAACAACTGGAATGTGATTTGTACAGGCAGCAAGATGCAAAGGTGTGTTTCCTAAAGAATCTTTAATGTTAGGATTGGCCCCATGTTTTAATAGCGTTTTAACAACATCTACATATCCCCAACATGCTGCCAAGTGTAAAGGACTTCGTTTATGCTCATCAGATGAGTTGGGATCGGCGCCAGACAATAAAAGCGTTTCCACAAGTTCTACATTATTAGTAGAGGCGGCAACCCGAAGTCGTTTGTTTCTGCGGGATCCACACCCGTATTTGAGCCTGCAGTGCCTAGCCTTTgtgatacattttattttcccgATATGATCATGTCGTCCGTCGAAATAGTCAAGAGGTATAGCTTGTCCAGACAAGTTGATTGGGATAGCTGGGGGGTTGAATTCAAATATACAGTGGGAGTGATCAAAAATGGGATTATCGCTACTTTCGTTGCTCGTATCCACTCCTGAGTCAGCCATgttatcaataattatttacttcgTCTAGTGGCAAAACAACATGATTTAATTCAAATCACTCactgaatatatgtatagaaaaaCACTTCCTtaacttaaaaacttattGGGTGTCGAATTCAGAGACAAATCAAAACAACTGAgaattattatgaattatGTACTTGGACGGAGAAGGGAACACAAAGTCAAAGTGGACAAAACTAAAACGAGACATAACCCAAAGAATGTACTAAAGCATAGTGTTATAGTGTGGGGAAATACTTAGCCAACGCGTTATGGCAAtatgctattatttttttacctaattatgttaaaatatatttgttccAACTGCtgtttcatattaaaatttcgtCGAGTGTTAGTTGCGAAATCGTTCATTATATTACGGACAGTGGGCGCTACTGAATTTCAAGcgctaatattttatttcaatctgctattaatatttttgtggttcccggcaccattacaaaaaagaaaaggaccactccatctctttcccacgcatgtcgtacaaggcgactaagggatagccttataaacttgggattcctcttttaggcgatgggctagcaatctatcactatttgaatctcaattctatcttaaagccaaatagctgaacgtggcctataagtctttacaagactgttggctctgtctaccccgcaagggatatagacgtgattatatgtatatattaatatttttgtgtatattgtaatattaagttagttgtgaaatcGTTCGTACGGATGTGCACTGACTGCGGTAGGCACTGATTAAccgcctttaaaaaaaagtttcttcTCTGACCCGCGTTtcgctggaccgattttgatgcggtttacATGAAAGTATTGTTACAGTTAGGaaaaagttgtaaaatttaatttaacttcaATTTCAAGAGGAtattgattggaggagaaaaattTAACAGAATTTCATCGAGTGTTCATTGTGACTTCACACAATTCCATTTTAGGATGGGTCAGAGACATCTTGGGTCATCAATTTATCATACACAAATCATATCATTCATAGACGCTTCCAGGTGACTTTAATAGaatccattaaaataataacaactcGTTTACGCAAGCTATGATAGATAGCGCTATTCTcatatatgataaataaaaatttatgctaacatattattactagctattattgaaatatattaataaaaactaaaaagagTTGTGTGGCCGTAGAAATCTGTGCTCCCAATCGCTCTCATTGATGCCGATATCGATACTGGTCTATTTGTCTATGGAATACCTAAATGTTCAAAAATTCCAGTTCCTACTCAACCACTGAATCAATCTGTATAAAATTTAGCATACGTATTGTGTAAAGTATGGAGAAGGACATGGTGTATCAtcccaataaaaattatagtttcCGCAGGATTGAAGCCAACAAGGGAATCGAATTACAGTTTTCGAGATTAGTATGTGTCTATTCCTTATGTTCTATTTTTATGCCCTACTCTAAAGTGACTGAAACTAAACACGTCTTGTACCTTACTtccaaataataatgaaaattaaagcGTACAACCTGAATAAAAGTAAAGACTAAAACTTCGCATCACGTAACACCTGGCTtaattctaaattattattttgaaatcattTTGTTTTCTGTCATTGCAATTGCAAGCAATGGTTTTGCCTTCCAGCTTACATAGTTTTCTGAAAacgtaaaagaaaataatttgacaCGCTTTGGATTTTTTCCTGTATTATATTTGGTTAAAGACTTGGCTGCATGGGCTTTTGCATCCTTCATAAAACGAgggaataaatagaaaatttttttggctttgacattgacagacaGTTTTGTTGGTGACAGCGTTTTCGGCCTCGAATCGAATGATTTTCACCAAGTTATTTTTACCAAGATTTCTGCGTAAAATCTGTTGATAAAAATGCAGCAAATAACAGTATTTATGGTaagatacatataaaatattttaaagaatttattatacaataaacaTGATATGGAGTAGTGACTTAACCTATAACATTCTGCCGATAGGATATCGAGAGTTCACGTTCTTACATAGATGAGTTGTATTCTTCGGATGAAACGAAAATTATAGAAGCTTTGGTGACCCTGAAAAACTCTGTGATCGGCAGCAATCGACAAAAGACCTCTGTGATACAGCAAGGAGTGGTACCGCGGCTACTGCAGTTGATGTCGGATGAAGCACTCGATCCCAATATAAGACTTGAGGCTACAATCACAATTGGTAAAAtctttaataagtattataatcTGATCCTGTTGACGATTCTTGTTTGAAAGCGAAGTTTTTTAATGAGATTTTTGATTAGTGTTGAAATGGGATAGGTAAGGCATTGGACATGTGAGAGGTCATGGGTATATAACTTCCATAATATTTCACTACCCTCTTCAAGATGTCAATTTGTTTTCAGAAGAGTATTCAGGTTTGATCATTGTGAATGAACTTTTGGAGACATTATTATCTTGAAGAAGGTAATAATggtagataaataataaatataatggtaGCATAAATGTAACATAATGGAGTTATTGaaacaataaatcaaaaatatcaataaggGACAGAGCTGTTGCTTTTTATGTGGCTTATGTATCTTTCAAATCAATCTGTTTTTGATGAAAAGTGATATGTGTctatgattttgaaaatatgcaTGAACcaaatttacattttgaagTCTCAGTCATGAAAATGTGACAATAGAtatgttaaatatgttaatgtaTATTTCTAGGGTCACTAGCCAAAGGCACTCAAGAGAATGTATCCTCACTAGTAGACCAAGGAGCAGCCACCGCTCTGGTGGAACTGTTAAAGAATGTACCGGTTACAACAAAGCTGGCTGAAGCAGCGCTATGTGCCCTACGCAGCGTGTTCCTACAACCCCCAGCCCCAATCGCAGCACTTCCGGCAGATATGAGactcttgacaagactgacaCGTATGTTCTTTGTCATTAGGTTATATCCTCACATCACTGGACCATTCTTTCTATTCcactgttttaaatattttttctcttacTAAAGTAGAGAAGttgcaatttttttcattccttGAAAACATACCATTTTGAAACAGCACAATCAATATTTCCTGGCTCATAGAACTTAAGACAAACATAtctttaactagctgtgcccgcaactttgtCAGCGTGGAAAAGTGATTTTGGGCAtcatgtatgaaaaattttctcctttttttcacattttccattatttctttgctcctaatagttgcagcatgatgttatgtagccttcctcaataaatggtcttttcaacacaaaatgaatttgtcaattcaaaccagtagttcctgagattagtgccttcaaacaaacaaactcttcagctttataatattagtatagatggaaATTTAATTCTGTTTTCTCAGAAATCGCCCGTGAAGGTTCACCCACAGCACGTTGTTGTGTTGTCCGGATCCTCGCCATCTGGTGCGGAGGCACACTCGAGCAGGAAGCATTATGTGCGGCCGGAGCTTGTTCAGCTATCGCAGCAATGTTGTCCAATGGAAGGAACGGACCACCCGTAGCAAGAGCCACACCAGCATTGGAACTGTTAGCCAATATGTGCTTTGAGAATAGTAATGTTTCACATGTTGCATTGACTACCAAGTAAGTAgcttttttacttataaatagtttgataataatataagagtGTGCATGGGAATGTTGAAAGGAGAAGGAGTAGACATACCTTGAAGAAATCAGGGGCATGCTTGTGAAAGGCCAGGGCGAGTATACCAAGCATAGCTCAGCAAGCCATCATTATTTAGCCTTAAatttgacataattttttttttttgtactttatttAGCGATTATCATTAGTCGTCGTCTTCTCTCTTTACagttatgaaaagaaaaatgtgacTTATTAcatttcatcatcatcttcatTATTTTAGCCGTAAAAAGTTCACTGCTGAACAAAGGCCTCCCCTAATGACTTCCACCTCGCTATTGAGGGCGACCTGCATCCAATGATTCCCTGTGAACTTCACCAGATTGGTCCATCTCGCGaccttacatttatattttttatttcactgaCACAACCGTAATTTTCCCCATTAACAGACACGGAGACAAAACAATCCCGacctttaatttatatttatattttttatttcactaacACAACCGTAATTTCCCCGTTAACAGACACGGAGACAAAACAATCCCGacctttaatttatattttttatttcactaacACAACCGTAATTTCCCCGTTAACAGACACGGAGACAAAACAATCCCGacctttaatttatatttatattttttatttcactaacACAACCGTAATTTCCCCGTTAACAGACACGGAGACAAAACAATCCCGacctttaatttatatttatattttttatttcactaacACAACCGTAATTTCCCCGTTAACAGACACGGAGACAAAACAATCCCGacctttaatttatatttatatttt
The window above is part of the Amyelois transitella isolate CPQ chromosome 11, ilAmyTran1.1, whole genome shotgun sequence genome. Proteins encoded here:
- the LOC106135084 gene encoding ankyrin repeat domain-containing protein 54-like, translating into MADSGVDTSNESSDNPIFDHSHCIFEFNPPAIPINLSGQAIPLDYFDGRHDHIGKIKCITKARHCRLKYGCGSRRNKRLRVAASTNNVELVETLLLSGADPNSSDEHKRSPLHLAACWGYVDVVKTLLKHGANPNIKDSLGNTPLHLAACTNHIPVVIALLDAGTDVSSNDRHGRNPLQLAQSKLKHIRMRSTGHSSEGTKQVINEICLVVEMMLKYMKIQKADSGDLESLRERLERVSTREQVDTEVQNLLDSLDSLKLR